The DNA segment AAGAGTTATCGGTTTCACCGGTGACGTATTATGAAGCATTGCGATCGTTTAATCCTTCGCCGTACATGGCATATATCCAATCACCAGAATTTGCAGTTGTATCAGGGTCACCAGAATTGTTAGTAAAGAAAAAAGGCGATGAACTGTCGACGCGGCCACTAGCTGGTACACGTCCGCGTGGAAAAGATGAGGCACAAGATGCGCTACTTGCGAAAGACTTAATTGACAATGAAAAAGAACGTGCTGAACATGTTATGTTGGTTGATTTAGAGCGCAATGATTTAGGGCGGGTCTCTGCGTATGGCTCAGTTGAAGTGAATGAATTCATGGTTATTGAAAAATATTCGCATGTGATGCATATTGTGTCGAACGTACGAGGAATACTTGCTAATAATACGTCAAACACTGAAGTGATTCGAGCGGTATTTCCTGGAGGGACCATTACAGGAGCACCAAAAATCCGGACAATGGAAATTATTGAAGAACTTGAGCCGGTTAGGCGTGGTATATACACAGGTTCTATCGGTTGGCTCGGTTACACAGGTGATTTGGAATTAAATATCGTGATTCGTACAGCGTTTGTAAAAGACGGAATCGCACATATTCAAGCAGGAGCGGGTATTGTCATTGACTCCAGTCCGGCAAATGAGTACATCGAATCGTTAAACAAAGCCAAAGCATTGTGGCAAGCAAAATCAATGGCGGAGGGAGTGGAAAACAAATGATTTTAATGATCGATAACTACGATTCATTTACGTATAACTTAGTTCAATATTTTGGTGAACTTGGAAAAGACTTAGTCGTTAAGCGCAATGATGAATTGACGATTGCTGATATTGAATCGTTAAAACCTGAAATGATTGTTGTTTCTCCAGGACCTTGTACGCCCAATGATGCAGGCATCAGCCTAAATGTTATCACTCACTTTGCAGGAAAGATTCCGATTTTCGGTGTGTGTCTGGGTCATCAATCAATTGGACAAGCATTCGGCGGGAACGTCATTCGAGCGGAGCGCTTAATGCACGGCAAAACATCGCCTGTTCACCACGATGGAAAAGGTGTAAATACTGGCATGCCAAATCCGTTTCAAGCAACTCGTTATCATTCGCTAATAGTTGAAAAAGAATCATTTCCCGATTGTTTAGAAGTAACATCGTGGACGTCAGAAGGTGAGATTATGGGGCTTCGTCATCGTGAGTTTGCAATTGAAGGCGTTCAGTATCATCCTGAATCAATCATGACTGAAGAGGGCAAACAGTTACTCCGTAATTTTATTCAGACGTATTGCCAGCCGGCGAAGAAGCAGGAAGCGTAATGTGGGCTTGGATGAACGGGGAGTTTGTGAAAGCAGATGAGCTGCGTATCTCACCTTTTGACCATGGCTTTTTATATGGTTTAGGTTTCTTTGAAACGTTCCGTACGTATGAAGGACAGCTTTTCTTAATTGAAGAGCACGTAGAACGCTTGCAAAAGGCTCTTGATGAATTTCGAATTGAAGTCAAATTAGATGTAGAAATGCTGGTAGAGATTATAGATGAATTAAATGTACGAAGTGGTGGAACAGACGGGTACTTTCGTTTAAACGTTTCAGCAGGTGTGCATGATATAGGTTTAGCGCCCACCGTTTACGAGAGTCCTACCATTATCTTGTTTCGGAAAGAGTTGCCTCCGTTTATACGGGGGAAAGAAAAAACGGCCATATGGTTGAACACTCGACGCAATACACCTGAAAGCGAAGAGCGCCATAAATCACATCACTATGCAAATAACGTACGTGCTCGATTAGAGCTACCGTCACTCGCTGTGCAAGAAGGTTTCTTTTTGACAGGAGATGGACATGTTGCGGAAGGCATTACTTCAAATATTTTTTGGGTTCAAGAAGGCGTATTGTATACTCCTTCACTAGAAACAGGAATATTAGCTGGAATTACCCGTGACTGGGTGTTAAAAAATGCCGATAAACTTGGCATACGTGTAGTAGAGGGATTATTTACTCCCGACATGCTACATACAGCCAATGAAGTATTTGTAACAAATGCTGTACAAGAGTTAGTGCCGATTGGCCAGCTAGGATCAATATGTTTTGCTGGCGTAGAGGGATTAATCTATTTGAAGTTACACGAACGTTACGTTAAGCAAGTGAAACAGCTAGGCAAGGAGCGATAAAGATGAATTTAATAAACTATACAAAACCGTTCGAGGTGAATGGAACGGTTTTTGATTTTCATAAAGAAACCATTGTTATGGGAATACTAAATGTGACGCCGGACTCATTCTCCGATGGGGGCCGTTATGACGCTGTAGAAGCGGCAGTCATTCATGCAAAGAAAATGGTTGCTGACGGTGCGAAAATAATTGATGTCGGGGGAGAATCAACTCGGCCAGGTCACGTTGCTGTTGGTCTTGAAGAAGAACTATCGCGTGTCATTCCGGTTATAAGGGCTCTATCTAGAGAACTCGACGTTGCCATATCAATTGATACATATAAAGAAAAAGTGGCGGAAGCTGCCATTTTAGCTGGTGCTCATATCATTAATGATGTGTGGGGAGCCAAGCGGGAACCTGCTATAGCTGAAGTGGCGGCAAGACTCGGTGTGCCCATTTTATTGATGCATAATCGTGATAACATGGATTACACTGATTTCTTGCCTGAGGTTAGCAAGGGGTTAGAAGAAAGTGTCCAAATTGCCAAAGACGCAGGGGTTCCCACCCATCATATTTGGCTAGATCCAGGCATTGGATTTGCTAAAACGACACAACAAAATATTTTGATGATGCAACATGTACAAGATGTTGTGGACATGGGTTACCCGGTATTACTAGGAACATCTCGTAAGTCTACGATTGGCAAAGTCTTAAATCTGCCAGTTGAGGAACGTTTAGAAGGAACAGCAGCAACGGTTTCCTTTGGTATCATGCATGGAT comes from the Paenisporosarcina antarctica genome and includes:
- the pabA gene encoding aminodeoxychorismate/anthranilate synthase component II: MILMIDNYDSFTYNLVQYFGELGKDLVVKRNDELTIADIESLKPEMIVVSPGPCTPNDAGISLNVITHFAGKIPIFGVCLGHQSIGQAFGGNVIRAERLMHGKTSPVHHDGKGVNTGMPNPFQATRYHSLIVEKESFPDCLEVTSWTSEGEIMGLRHREFAIEGVQYHPESIMTEEGKQLLRNFIQTYCQPAKKQEA
- a CDS encoding anthranilate synthase component I family protein; this encodes MRDVQLHTSTTAFNKDEFYYAYKELTQNEAHHILMESGRGGQFSVAAWNPLAVIESTVKGLCIKWRDGKVEERQGEALQLVEELVAEFQFAHIPELPDFQGGAAGFITYDYARQIEVLPNDTEDDLRIPDLFFYLLDQWAVLDIEKEVVHFMHISTVEVDLQAQSEKWQQAAKRGLVSRLFSSGGATEIREDHAQAHVSMTGPDFEEAVRRVQTYITQGDVFQVNLSVRQSKELSVSPVTYYEALRSFNPSPYMAYIQSPEFAVVSGSPELLVKKKGDELSTRPLAGTRPRGKDEAQDALLAKDLIDNEKERAEHVMLVDLERNDLGRVSAYGSVEVNEFMVIEKYSHVMHIVSNVRGILANNTSNTEVIRAVFPGGTITGAPKIRTMEIIEELEPVRRGIYTGSIGWLGYTGDLELNIVIRTAFVKDGIAHIQAGAGIVIDSSPANEYIESLNKAKALWQAKSMAEGVENK
- the folP gene encoding dihydropteroate synthase encodes the protein MNLINYTKPFEVNGTVFDFHKETIVMGILNVTPDSFSDGGRYDAVEAAVIHAKKMVADGAKIIDVGGESTRPGHVAVGLEEELSRVIPVIRALSRELDVAISIDTYKEKVAEAAILAGAHIINDVWGAKREPAIAEVAARLGVPILLMHNRDNMDYTDFLPEVSKGLEESVQIAKDAGVPTHHIWLDPGIGFAKTTQQNILMMQHVQDVVDMGYPVLLGTSRKSTIGKVLNLPVEERLEGTAATVSFGIMHGCHMMRVHDVKEIVRTVRMMDVLVGKQLYIE
- the pabC gene encoding aminodeoxychorismate lyase; the encoded protein is MWAWMNGEFVKADELRISPFDHGFLYGLGFFETFRTYEGQLFLIEEHVERLQKALDEFRIEVKLDVEMLVEIIDELNVRSGGTDGYFRLNVSAGVHDIGLAPTVYESPTIILFRKELPPFIRGKEKTAIWLNTRRNTPESEERHKSHHYANNVRARLELPSLAVQEGFFLTGDGHVAEGITSNIFWVQEGVLYTPSLETGILAGITRDWVLKNADKLGIRVVEGLFTPDMLHTANEVFVTNAVQELVPIGQLGSICFAGVEGLIYLKLHERYVKQVKQLGKER